In the genome of Rhodoferax sp. BAB1, one region contains:
- the carA gene encoding glutamine-hydrolyzing carbamoyl-phosphate synthase small subunit yields the protein MLLSLQGTTPHAILALADGTVFLGNSIGAAGTTVGEVVFNTAMTGYQEILTDPSYCRQIVTLTYPHIGNYGINPEDIEAEKVHAAGLIIKDLPLLASNFRCTETLSAYLVREKTVAIANLDTRKLTRHLRSKGAQNGAIIALAAGQQVSQALIDQAITAAKGAPSMAGLDLAKVVSVSKPYDWTQTEWQLGSGYGTQSQPKFHVVAYDFGVKKNILRMLAERGCKVTVVPAQTPAAEVLKHKPDGIFLSNGPGDPEPCDYAIQAARELIETGIPTFGICLGHQIMALASGAKTFKMKFGHHGANHPVKDLDSGRVSITSQNHGFAVDEKTLPANLRATHVSLFDGTLQGLTRTDKPAFCFQGHPEASPGPHDIAYLFDRFTALMEKK from the coding sequence GTGCTTTTGTCTCTCCAGGGAACCACCCCTCACGCCATCCTGGCGCTCGCAGACGGCACGGTCTTTCTCGGCAATTCCATCGGTGCCGCCGGCACCACGGTCGGCGAGGTGGTGTTCAACACCGCCATGACCGGCTACCAGGAAATCCTCACTGATCCGAGCTACTGCCGGCAGATCGTGACCCTCACGTATCCGCACATCGGCAACTACGGCATCAATCCCGAGGACATCGAAGCCGAGAAGGTCCATGCCGCCGGACTCATCATCAAGGACCTGCCCCTGCTGGCGTCCAACTTCCGTTGTACCGAGACGCTCTCGGCTTACCTGGTGCGCGAGAAGACCGTGGCCATCGCCAACCTCGACACCCGCAAGCTGACCCGCCACCTGCGCAGCAAGGGTGCGCAGAACGGCGCCATCATCGCGCTGGCTGCCGGTCAGCAGGTCAGCCAGGCGCTGATCGACCAAGCCATCACCGCCGCCAAGGGCGCGCCCAGCATGGCCGGCCTGGACCTGGCCAAGGTGGTCAGCGTCAGCAAGCCCTACGACTGGACCCAGACCGAATGGCAACTGGGTTCGGGTTACGGCACGCAGAGTCAGCCGAAATTCCATGTTGTCGCCTACGACTTCGGTGTCAAGAAGAACATCCTGCGCATGCTGGCCGAGCGCGGCTGCAAGGTCACCGTGGTGCCGGCGCAGACGCCGGCGGCCGAGGTGCTCAAGCACAAGCCGGACGGTATCTTCCTCTCCAACGGCCCGGGGGATCCGGAGCCCTGCGACTACGCGATCCAGGCGGCACGCGAGCTGATCGAAACCGGCATCCCGACTTTCGGCATCTGCCTGGGCCACCAGATCATGGCCCTGGCTTCCGGTGCCAAGACCTTCAAGATGAAGTTCGGTCACCACGGCGCCAACCACCCGGTCAAGGACCTGGATTCCGGCCGCGTGAGCATCACCAGCCAGAACCACGGCTTCGCCGTGGACGAGAAAACCCTGCCGGCCAATCTGCGCGCCACCCACGTCAGCCTGTTCGACGGCACCTTGCAGGGCCTGACCCGTACCGACAAGCCGGCCTTCTGCTTCCAGGGCCACCCGGAAGCCTCGCCCG